A stretch of Leptospira andrefontaineae DNA encodes these proteins:
- the secD gene encoding protein translocase subunit SecD, with translation MKSVQWIFVPILVVASSLTLLYPNFAERELELAVRKEFNQLPEETRKDLLSNFAERWKTDYNPKGDWQIEPDPSVFPEQDYYLVKGRFITSAKINQLSQENQELILEPKNKLRPTLVEEYIFGGRPLAIRLGLDLQGGMRVVLKGDFDDYTSKLKDSYTKEIEELTKKKADVALSEKERKEAQDKLKEIESYFELTPGRKLAELEKAKLIIDNRLTNQNLTEPQVRIQKDQDSIEVSLPGVSNSSQILDIIRNTETVEYRLREPSDSNANSRGIYHDAIELEEMKLMNQGKREETEIVRFQNIVKQKLGKDEQDKFLEAMEKKYNIPEKYKLYVKWSRANNPKASLLPREFVVLERAISLDGKDMRNARESYDQNRLTYYVSFSLTSQGAEKFFDITSKNVGRQLAIVWGDKVISDPVIRSPIAGGNAQIDGEFGQKEATDLANVISEGALPIPLNVLEMRFIGPTLGIESIEVGLKAVLLGFALVIVFMLVIYRLSGLVADIALLVNVIVLMALLSLMGFTLTLPGFAGIILTVGMAVDANVIIYERIKEELAAGKHVSAAVAQGFENAFWTIMDSNVTTLISGILMIKLGNGPIKGFAITLCWGIITSLFTSLFLSRMIMDLLVNKFGVRKLRIGFKKLESKNV, from the coding sequence TTGAAATCTGTCCAATGGATTTTTGTTCCAATATTGGTTGTAGCGTCTTCACTGACGCTTCTTTACCCAAACTTCGCCGAAAGGGAATTGGAACTTGCAGTAAGAAAAGAATTTAACCAATTACCGGAAGAGACCCGCAAAGACTTACTTTCCAATTTTGCGGAAAGATGGAAAACCGATTATAATCCGAAAGGCGACTGGCAGATTGAACCTGATCCTAGTGTTTTTCCTGAGCAGGATTATTATCTAGTCAAAGGAAGATTTATCACTTCCGCAAAGATCAACCAACTTTCTCAAGAAAACCAGGAACTGATCTTAGAACCTAAGAACAAACTTAGACCTACTTTGGTAGAAGAATATATCTTCGGAGGAAGACCTCTTGCGATCCGTTTAGGGTTGGACTTACAAGGTGGAATGAGAGTCGTTCTGAAAGGTGATTTCGACGATTATACTTCTAAATTAAAAGATTCTTATACGAAAGAGATCGAAGAACTTACTAAGAAAAAAGCAGATGTCGCTCTTTCCGAAAAAGAAAGAAAGGAAGCTCAGGACAAACTCAAAGAGATCGAAAGTTATTTCGAATTAACTCCTGGCAGAAAACTGGCAGAGTTGGAAAAAGCGAAGCTCATTATTGATAACCGTTTGACCAATCAAAACCTGACGGAGCCTCAGGTGCGTATCCAGAAGGACCAAGATTCTATTGAGGTTTCTTTACCGGGTGTTAGCAACTCTTCTCAGATCTTAGATATTATCCGTAACACTGAAACTGTGGAATACAGATTAAGAGAACCTTCTGATTCCAATGCGAACTCCAGAGGAATTTACCACGACGCAATTGAGTTGGAAGAAATGAAACTCATGAACCAAGGTAAGAGGGAAGAAACGGAGATCGTACGATTCCAGAATATCGTAAAACAGAAACTGGGAAAAGACGAACAGGATAAATTCCTGGAAGCGATGGAGAAGAAGTACAATATCCCTGAAAAATATAAATTGTACGTAAAATGGTCCAGAGCAAATAACCCTAAGGCATCTCTACTTCCTAGAGAATTCGTGGTTCTGGAAAGAGCTATTTCTCTAGACGGAAAGGACATGAGAAACGCTCGTGAGAGTTACGACCAAAATAGACTTACCTATTACGTTTCCTTCTCCTTAACTTCTCAAGGTGCGGAGAAATTTTTTGATATCACTTCCAAAAACGTGGGAAGACAACTTGCAATCGTTTGGGGAGACAAAGTTATTTCCGATCCGGTCATTCGTAGCCCTATTGCTGGCGGTAACGCTCAGATAGACGGAGAGTTCGGGCAAAAAGAAGCTACAGATCTCGCAAATGTGATCAGTGAGGGTGCACTTCCTATTCCATTGAACGTTTTAGAAATGAGATTTATCGGTCCTACTTTAGGGATCGAATCCATCGAAGTGGGATTAAAAGCGGTCCTTTTAGGATTTGCACTCGTGATCGTATTCATGTTGGTCATCTATAGATTGTCTGGCTTGGTTGCGGATATCGCACTTCTTGTGAATGTGATCGTGCTTATGGCACTTCTTTCCTTGATGGGATTTACTTTGACCTTACCCGGTTTTGCCGGGATCATCCTAACAGTCGGTATGGCGGTGGATGCTAACGTAATTATTTACGAAAGGATCAAGGAAGAACTCGCAGCAGGAAAACATGTTTCTGCTGCTGTTGCCCAAGGTTTTGAGAATGCTTTCTGGACGATTATGGATAGTAACGTTACCACGTTGATCTCGGGTATCTTGATGATCAAACTTGGAAACGGACCAATCAAAGGATTTGCGATTACTCTTTGTTGGGGTATCATCACTTCCCTGTTTACCTCCTTGTTCTTGAGCAGAATGATCATGGATCTATTGGTAAACAAATTCGGAGTTCGTAAACTTCGTATCGGATTCAAAAAACTGGAGTCCAAAAATGTTTGA
- the rimO gene encoding 30S ribosomal protein S12 methylthiotransferase RimO: protein MDKKFYITTLGCPKNTVDSMSMHHSLLEEGFLPATKPEESDFHLINTCTFIRSATEETIQTILGAAHAKKQEGQKLVVVGCFAERYPKDISAEIPEVDLVFGTGKYSQAGKIIKEAFRRDISSPAKTEFNSDIVERMKLSPEIENYSKPYAYVKVSDGCNRGCAFCIIPSLRGKFVDSPLEEIIRDTKRAISAGAKEICLVSQDTVYYGKDSDKLLDMIKAVSDIENLEILRLLYLYPDKKTEKILRLMGEIPKIAPYLESPLQHVSERVLKNMNRSGGYSQFKDLYSLAREVRPDLEIRTSFILGFPGETGEDVDEILRFVEETRPEKLNLFSYSPQEGTKGADLSQTVSDKEKAKRINLIRDTHLKILQEIHESRIGKTYTAIVDGLEGNTAIVRRLQDAPEIDEVVYVEDPSLKPGTIGKVKIESFYEYDMMGTWLES from the coding sequence TTGGATAAAAAGTTCTACATTACCACTCTTGGATGTCCCAAAAATACCGTGGACTCCATGAGCATGCACCATTCTCTTTTGGAAGAAGGTTTTCTTCCGGCTACAAAACCGGAAGAGTCCGATTTCCATCTGATCAATACCTGTACTTTTATTCGTTCAGCTACAGAAGAAACCATCCAAACTATACTCGGTGCGGCTCACGCTAAAAAGCAAGAAGGCCAGAAGTTGGTTGTTGTCGGTTGTTTCGCAGAAAGATATCCAAAAGATATCTCTGCAGAGATCCCTGAAGTGGATCTTGTTTTCGGAACGGGAAAATATTCCCAAGCAGGAAAGATCATTAAAGAAGCTTTCCGTAGAGACATCTCTTCTCCCGCAAAAACCGAATTCAACTCAGACATAGTAGAAAGAATGAAACTTTCTCCTGAGATCGAAAACTATTCCAAACCTTATGCTTACGTAAAAGTTTCAGATGGTTGTAATAGAGGTTGTGCATTCTGTATCATTCCTTCCCTACGCGGAAAGTTCGTGGATTCTCCTTTGGAAGAGATCATTCGAGATACTAAAAGAGCAATTTCTGCAGGTGCAAAAGAGATCTGTTTGGTTTCCCAAGATACAGTGTATTATGGAAAAGACTCTGACAAACTTTTGGATATGATCAAGGCTGTCTCGGATATTGAGAATCTTGAAATATTAAGACTTTTATATTTATATCCGGATAAGAAGACTGAAAAGATCCTCAGACTCATGGGAGAAATTCCTAAGATCGCTCCTTATCTAGAATCTCCTCTTCAACATGTTTCAGAAAGAGTATTGAAGAACATGAATAGAAGCGGGGGATATTCCCAATTCAAGGATCTATATTCACTCGCAAGAGAAGTAAGGCCGGATCTTGAAATCAGAACTTCATTCATTCTGGGTTTCCCTGGCGAAACAGGAGAAGATGTGGATGAGATCTTACGTTTTGTAGAAGAGACTCGTCCTGAAAAACTGAATTTATTCTCTTACTCTCCTCAAGAAGGAACTAAAGGTGCAGATTTGTCCCAAACAGTTTCAGATAAGGAGAAGGCGAAAAGGATTAACCTGATTAGAGATACTCATTTGAAAATCCTGCAAGAGATCCACGAATCCAGAATAGGTAAAACTTATACTGCGATCGTAGACGGATTAGAAGGTAATACTGCAATCGTCAGACGTTTGCAAGATGCTCCGGAAATAGACGAAGTGGTTTATGTAGAAGATCCTTCTTTGAAACCAGGAACAATCGGAAAAGTGAAAATTGAATCTTTTTACGAATACGACATGATGGGAACTTGGTTGGAATCTTGA
- the yajC gene encoding preprotein translocase subunit YajC, with the protein MFSNFQNLLILAQAEPAGQQGGFNTLLFIPILFIILYFIVIRPQRNEEKKRKTMIESLQKGDVVITSSGIHGKVVEFKDNNESVVLAIAKDTNVTFNSSTILRKKEKEKEA; encoded by the coding sequence ATGTTTAGCAATTTTCAGAATTTATTAATATTAGCCCAAGCGGAACCGGCAGGGCAGCAAGGTGGATTTAATACTCTATTATTCATCCCGATCCTATTTATCATTCTGTATTTTATCGTGATCCGTCCTCAGAGAAATGAGGAAAAGAAAAGAAAGACAATGATAGAAAGCCTTCAAAAAGGCGACGTGGTCATCACTTCTTCCGGGATCCATGGCAAGGTAGTAGAATTTAAGGACAATAACGAATCTGTGGTTTTGGCCATCGCTAAGGACACCAACGTTACCTTCAATTCTAGCACGATTTTAAGAAAGAAGGAAAAAGAGAAAGAGGCGTAA
- a CDS encoding bifunctional 3,4-dihydroxy-2-butanone-4-phosphate synthase/GTP cyclohydrolase II, giving the protein MIGSIEQAIEDIKAGKMIILVDSEDRENEGDLVCAAQFTDKEKVNFMATYGRGLICFPMEGDRLRQLGLNRMVDDLSLGDKHGTAFTVSVDAKNGTTTGISAQDRATTIQVLIDPKTTPGDLMKPGHLFPLQAVSGGVLRRAGHTEASVDLSKLAGLYPASVICEIMNDDGTMSRLPDLEKFAEKHGLNIYTIEDLIRYRRKKENLIHLEVETTLPTEYGDFSVRAYSTIIDDKVHVALVKGKIDKNEPIMVRVHSECFTGDIFGSGRCDCGPQLHSALSMIAQEGKGILLYMRQEGRGIGLINKLKAYNMQDQGMDTVEANEKLGFAPDLREYGVGAQILKDIGVGKMKLLTNNPRKIVGLEGYGLEVTDRIPIEIKPTGNNHHYLFTKKMRMGHLLGLN; this is encoded by the coding sequence ATGATCGGCTCCATTGAACAGGCAATCGAAGATATAAAAGCGGGGAAGATGATCATTCTCGTGGATTCCGAAGACCGGGAAAACGAGGGGGATCTTGTTTGTGCCGCCCAATTCACCGATAAAGAAAAGGTGAATTTTATGGCCACCTACGGAAGGGGCCTAATTTGTTTTCCTATGGAGGGAGACAGACTCAGACAACTCGGTCTGAACAGAATGGTGGACGACCTGAGTTTGGGCGACAAACATGGGACGGCTTTTACGGTTTCCGTAGACGCAAAAAACGGAACGACTACCGGGATTTCTGCTCAAGACAGAGCGACTACAATCCAAGTACTGATAGATCCTAAAACCACTCCAGGCGATCTGATGAAACCTGGTCATTTATTTCCACTACAAGCGGTTTCAGGCGGAGTTCTCAGAAGAGCGGGTCATACGGAAGCATCTGTAGATCTTTCTAAACTAGCAGGGCTTTATCCAGCTTCCGTAATCTGTGAGATCATGAATGATGATGGAACAATGTCCCGTCTTCCTGATCTGGAAAAATTTGCAGAGAAACACGGGCTTAATATTTACACCATCGAAGATCTGATCCGTTATAGAAGGAAAAAAGAAAATCTTATCCATTTGGAAGTAGAGACAACTCTTCCTACTGAATATGGAGATTTTTCCGTCAGAGCTTATTCTACTATTATAGATGATAAAGTCCATGTCGCATTAGTAAAAGGTAAAATTGATAAGAATGAACCTATAATGGTCCGCGTACATTCCGAGTGTTTTACCGGGGATATTTTCGGAAGCGGCCGTTGCGATTGTGGACCTCAGCTCCATTCTGCACTTTCTATGATCGCTCAAGAAGGGAAGGGAATTCTTCTCTATATGAGACAAGAAGGTAGAGGGATAGGCCTCATCAATAAACTCAAGGCTTATAATATGCAGGACCAAGGTATGGATACTGTAGAAGCTAATGAGAAGTTGGGATTTGCTCCTGACCTTCGCGAATACGGAGTGGGTGCTCAGATCCTAAAAGATATAGGTGTAGGTAAGATGAAACTACTTACGAATAACCCTCGTAAGATCGTAGGTTTGGAAGGTTACGGTCTGGAAGTTACGGATCGAATTCCTATAGAGATCAAACCTACAGGGAATAACCACCACTATCTATTCACTAAAAAAATGAGAATGGGGCATTTACTCGGACTGAACTAA
- a CDS encoding SRP-less Sec system protein: protein MNKILCLLLSISLALPIFGQDGEEIDFLDKVSEPKKTTTSSKKTPLAKASRKKKVKKNAGKKKKLVESKETEQKESEPKKKVDPEIAPEDPTQGKNSGDPNGPNETTERNLNKEVSNPEVSAEIQKPYWLNEETNLSPRNLPGYDASASSLPKEDISIREKLGEILKLGDDKKKEEEKRKAAEQKEQGAIAGFFSEHKKAIIIIAIILAFALYQFRAKGARVTRRSPVTINKVRRD, encoded by the coding sequence ATGAATAAGATCCTATGCCTCCTTCTTTCCATCTCTTTGGCCCTTCCGATTTTCGGACAGGACGGAGAAGAAATCGATTTTTTGGATAAGGTTTCAGAACCAAAGAAGACAACCACTTCTTCCAAAAAGACACCTCTTGCAAAAGCTTCTAGAAAGAAAAAAGTAAAGAAAAATGCAGGCAAAAAGAAGAAGTTAGTCGAGTCCAAAGAGACCGAGCAAAAAGAATCCGAGCCTAAGAAAAAAGTAGATCCTGAAATCGCACCGGAGGATCCTACTCAAGGGAAAAATTCAGGCGATCCTAACGGGCCGAATGAAACTACTGAGAGAAATCTAAACAAAGAAGTTTCTAATCCGGAAGTATCGGCAGAGATCCAAAAGCCTTACTGGTTAAACGAAGAAACGAATTTAAGTCCGAGAAATCTACCGGGTTATGATGCTAGCGCTTCTTCTTTACCTAAAGAAGATATTTCTATTCGTGAGAAGTTAGGAGAGATCCTAAAACTCGGGGACGATAAGAAAAAAGAAGAAGAGAAAAGAAAGGCTGCGGAACAAAAAGAGCAGGGAGCCATTGCCGGATTTTTCTCTGAACATAAAAAGGCGATCATCATCATCGCAATCATACTTGCTTTTGCTTTATACCAATTCAGAGCCAAAGGCGCACGCGTCACTCGGCGTTCCCCTGTGACCATCAACAAAGTGAGAAGAGACTAG
- a CDS encoding riboflavin synthase: MFTGLIETTGKIESVQDTGDGKIFKVTTVWKDPDLKNGDSISVNGACHTVTSFQENGNKFEFYSSYKTLELTNFGSFQVGTKINLERSVQPHTRMGGHFVTGHVDLTGTILVSEEKDSGKVRRFVISHDPSFTKYFAVRGSVTVDGISLTIVDSKPGEFELVLIPETLIVTNASEAWKVGAKVNLEVDLIARYLEQLGKYNS, encoded by the coding sequence ATGTTTACAGGACTGATAGAGACTACAGGAAAAATTGAATCCGTCCAAGACACGGGAGACGGTAAAATTTTCAAAGTAACCACCGTTTGGAAAGATCCCGATCTAAAAAACGGGGATTCTATTTCGGTCAACGGTGCTTGCCATACAGTGACTTCTTTCCAAGAGAACGGAAACAAATTCGAATTTTATTCTTCTTACAAAACTTTAGAGCTTACCAATTTCGGAAGTTTCCAAGTCGGAACAAAGATCAATTTAGAAAGATCGGTCCAACCTCATACTAGAATGGGCGGCCATTTTGTGACAGGCCATGTGGATCTAACAGGTACCATTCTAGTTTCCGAAGAAAAAGATTCAGGGAAAGTGAGAAGGTTCGTAATTTCACATGATCCTTCTTTTACCAAATATTTTGCGGTCCGGGGTAGTGTAACTGTGGACGGAATTTCGCTAACGATAGTGGATTCCAAACCTGGCGAATTTGAATTAGTTTTGATCCCGGAAACTCTTATTGTCACCAATGCCTCCGAAGCATGGAAGGTCGGGGCCAAGGTGAACTTGGAAGTGGACCTAATCGCGAGATATTTAGAGCAACTGGGTAAATATAATAGCTAA
- a CDS encoding bifunctional diaminohydroxyphosphoribosylaminopyrimidine deaminase/5-amino-6-(5-phosphoribosylamino)uracil reductase RibD, which yields MSSSLPDTIREELTRYSFVSTGYSSPNPPVACVLEDANTGEILTSASTQKSGKNHAEREAYRLLREKFPTGKLPDHNAYVTLEPCSHYGKTPPCIDLFLKERPVRLEYGWKDPNPLVSAHSGLSKLAETGVQVFENPELAEISSRFLFGFKSRIEKRRPAFLLKTSLSKEGYFSSGEGLREKISSSESDVFLSMLRAKVDAILVGPNTVRVDDPGLDFRVPSSLPKINPRILLGSEGTNVNPSRSSYKGFSGLVSAVLEYSSDQELFRIHKEKEKDYQPLRVFFLPDQNSISKNFLEKQNQINDRIGMKNAAFFLDEKKSYDPSFLSILENLSKFSLEKVSFSDISRILGVLHSWEINTALVEGGNLLYKLFSPILSEDDSILQVRSNTVSFSKGILPEWKGKFSMEWKAELGSDLWELGRCLQD from the coding sequence TTGAGTTCCTCCCTCCCGGATACTATTCGGGAGGAATTGACTCGCTATTCCTTTGTCTCCACCGGATATTCTAGTCCGAATCCTCCGGTGGCCTGCGTTTTAGAAGACGCAAACACCGGTGAAATTTTAACCTCCGCTTCCACACAAAAGTCCGGAAAAAATCACGCAGAAAGAGAAGCATATCGTTTGCTTCGAGAAAAGTTCCCAACCGGAAAACTTCCCGACCATAACGCGTATGTAACCTTAGAGCCTTGTTCTCATTATGGCAAAACTCCTCCTTGTATTGATCTATTTTTAAAAGAAAGACCGGTTCGTTTGGAATATGGGTGGAAGGACCCGAATCCTTTAGTTTCTGCTCATTCCGGTTTAAGTAAGCTCGCTGAGACAGGAGTCCAAGTTTTTGAAAATCCTGAGTTAGCCGAAATCTCTTCTCGGTTTCTGTTTGGATTTAAGTCCAGGATAGAAAAAAGAAGACCTGCTTTTTTACTCAAAACTTCCCTCAGTAAAGAAGGTTATTTCAGCTCGGGAGAAGGTCTCAGAGAGAAAATATCTTCTTCCGAGTCTGACGTATTTCTTTCTATGTTACGAGCCAAAGTGGATGCGATCTTAGTTGGGCCGAATACAGTGCGAGTTGATGATCCAGGCTTAGATTTTAGAGTACCTTCTTCTTTGCCAAAAATCAATCCGCGAATTTTACTCGGATCTGAGGGTACAAACGTTAATCCTAGTAGGAGTTCCTACAAAGGATTTTCTGGACTTGTATCTGCGGTTTTGGAATATTCTTCCGATCAGGAATTGTTTCGGATCCATAAAGAGAAAGAGAAGGATTACCAGCCACTTAGAGTTTTTTTCTTACCTGATCAAAATTCTATCAGCAAAAACTTTCTGGAAAAACAAAATCAGATCAATGATAGGATTGGAATGAAGAATGCTGCCTTCTTCTTAGATGAGAAAAAATCTTACGATCCAAGTTTCCTAAGTATATTAGAAAACCTTTCTAAATTCTCACTGGAGAAGGTTTCTTTCTCCGATATCTCCAGAATTTTAGGAGTTTTACATTCTTGGGAGATCAACACCGCACTCGTAGAAGGTGGAAATCTACTATACAAACTATTTTCTCCAATACTTTCCGAAGATGATTCGATCTTACAGGTCAGATCGAATACCGTTTCTTTTTCAAAAGGGATCTTGCCTGAATGGAAGGGAAAATTTTCCATGGAATGGAAGGCAGAACTTGGTTCTGATCTTTGGGAGCTGGGAAGATGTTTACAGGACTGA
- the pgsA gene encoding CDP-diacylglycerol--glycerol-3-phosphate 3-phosphatidyltransferase, protein MNPNINLPNALTVLRVASLPFFIWFLYQKEQAYHIAALVLFSLASITDFIDGYLARKWKQETEFGKFLDPLADKIIVVGCFTTFIFLHEQIELWMVILIIGRDMLITTLRYLAIRLGKSIRTTMLGKVKTAFQMGAIILILIFFILVSSNKRILINEVYQSGKLAGMTVFGIASENAVAFVKVWQENGAPGWNELVFGLGGFVPYFGMLLTTLITVLSGIRYLISNREVIRYSSIRRAFGKNGN, encoded by the coding sequence TTGAATCCGAATATTAACTTACCCAACGCTCTTACCGTACTAAGAGTTGCCTCACTTCCTTTTTTTATCTGGTTTTTATACCAGAAGGAACAAGCGTATCATATTGCCGCTTTGGTCTTATTCTCTCTTGCATCTATCACTGATTTTATAGATGGTTATCTGGCAAGAAAATGGAAACAAGAGACCGAGTTCGGAAAATTTTTAGATCCACTCGCAGATAAGATCATTGTAGTAGGCTGTTTTACTACATTCATTTTCTTGCATGAGCAAATCGAACTTTGGATGGTAATACTTATCATCGGAAGAGATATGCTCATCACAACTTTGCGTTATCTCGCAATCCGTTTGGGAAAATCTATCCGAACCACCATGCTTGGAAAGGTAAAGACAGCCTTCCAGATGGGAGCTATTATTCTAATCTTGATCTTCTTTATATTAGTTTCTTCGAATAAAAGAATTCTGATTAACGAGGTCTACCAAAGTGGAAAACTTGCAGGTATGACCGTTTTTGGGATCGCTTCTGAAAACGCAGTTGCATTCGTTAAGGTTTGGCAGGAAAACGGTGCCCCCGGCTGGAACGAATTGGTATTTGGATTAGGTGGATTTGTTCCTTACTTCGGAATGTTATTGACCACTCTGATCACTGTACTTTCCGGAATACGCTATTTGATCTCGAACAGGGAAGTGATCCGTTACAGCTCTATACGGAGGGCATTCGGTAAAAATGGAAATTAG
- the secF gene encoding protein translocase subunit SecF, whose amino-acid sequence MFDFIKYKYVSISFSLILIAIGFGVTFGKYGGFATSLDFDGGLRAVVEFPKNVERKNLEEYFSSKNLEAVLVLMDKDKNDYQIDIGLGSVDQIKELYLQKKGKDSIEAKQASAIDALIGLLQEDFKLEKKKILSANQVGSVVGAELTSTGISLLSLTLFFIMIYLSFRFQFKFALGAILALIHDLVITIAFIGFFQIKPSVPIIAALLTLLGYSINDTIVVFDRIRENAGNLRDAFSQIINISINQTLARTFNTSVATLISVVAIIIGGAVELYDFAYVLTFGIILGTFSSVFIAAPLVDIYDTLSKRWKRS is encoded by the coding sequence ATGTTTGATTTTATAAAATATAAATACGTATCCATTTCTTTCTCTCTTATACTGATCGCGATCGGTTTTGGAGTTACATTCGGGAAATACGGTGGGTTTGCTACTTCTTTGGATTTTGACGGAGGTTTAAGAGCCGTAGTCGAATTCCCTAAGAATGTAGAACGTAAAAATTTGGAGGAGTATTTCTCCTCTAAAAATTTGGAAGCTGTTTTGGTCCTAATGGATAAGGATAAAAACGATTACCAAATCGATATAGGCCTCGGTTCTGTAGATCAGATCAAAGAATTATATCTGCAAAAAAAAGGAAAAGATAGTATCGAAGCTAAACAAGCTTCTGCGATTGATGCTCTGATCGGACTTTTACAAGAAGACTTTAAATTAGAAAAAAAGAAAATTCTCTCTGCGAACCAAGTAGGTTCAGTAGTGGGAGCTGAGTTAACTTCTACAGGGATCTCTCTTTTAAGTTTAACTCTTTTCTTTATCATGATATATTTGAGCTTCCGATTCCAATTCAAGTTCGCATTAGGTGCGATCTTAGCGCTCATTCATGACTTAGTTATCACAATCGCGTTTATCGGATTTTTCCAAATTAAACCGAGTGTTCCTATCATTGCGGCTCTTTTGACATTACTCGGATATTCCATCAACGATACGATCGTGGTATTCGACAGGATCCGTGAAAATGCGGGTAATTTGAGAGACGCTTTTTCCCAAATTATCAATATTTCCATCAATCAAACTCTTGCCAGAACGTTCAATACTTCAGTAGCAACTTTGATTTCCGTGGTTGCGATCATCATCGGTGGAGCAGTGGAGTTGTACGACTTCGCTTATGTTCTTACCTTCGGGATTATCCTTGGAACATTCTCCTCAGTATTCATTGCTGCACCTCTCGTAGACATCTACGATACTCTGAGTAAGAGGTGGAAACGCTCTTGA
- the trpD gene encoding anthranilate phosphoribosyltransferase: MEIRQAIIKVLEKKNLTVSEAEASINSVMRGEVSEILLSSFLTAMRAKGETVDELLGFCLALRRNALKPKTAFPFDMLDTCGTGGDGKGTVNISTLSAIVLSSLGIKVAKHGNRSVSSHTGSSDILGRLGYNTEKTQEEVESHLLDNGFAFLFAPMWHPSMKFAGPVRKELGFRTLFNMIGPLSNPFSPQYQIIGVYEPELTETFIRVLQGLGLRRALVCHSRDGLDEFSIFEKTDYTLLEDGVISRRDFDPKDLGVKDLNPAEVFTSGPDQAESLARKILAGEKIAGTHAVALNAGAGLFTLGKAPSILDGYKTALEQLASGKTGAFFQNLITKG; encoded by the coding sequence ATGGAAATTAGACAAGCTATCATTAAAGTTTTAGAAAAAAAGAATCTTACAGTTTCGGAAGCGGAAGCCTCTATCAACTCCGTAATGAGAGGAGAAGTATCTGAGATCCTACTTTCTTCTTTTTTGACCGCAATGAGAGCAAAGGGAGAAACAGTAGACGAACTATTGGGTTTCTGCTTGGCTCTTCGACGTAACGCGCTCAAACCTAAAACAGCTTTTCCTTTCGATATGTTGGATACCTGCGGGACCGGCGGAGACGGAAAAGGTACAGTAAACATCTCCACACTTTCTGCGATCGTACTTTCTTCTCTTGGTATCAAGGTTGCGAAACATGGAAACCGTTCCGTTTCTTCCCATACCGGTTCCAGCGATATCCTCGGAAGATTAGGATATAATACGGAAAAGACCCAAGAAGAAGTGGAATCCCATCTGCTTGATAATGGGTTTGCTTTCTTATTCGCTCCTATGTGGCATCCATCTATGAAGTTTGCGGGACCGGTTCGTAAAGAATTAGGATTTAGGACCTTATTCAATATGATCGGACCTTTGAGTAATCCATTCTCTCCTCAGTATCAGATCATCGGAGTGTACGAACCTGAATTGACTGAAACTTTTATACGGGTTTTACAAGGTTTGGGTTTGAGAAGGGCCCTAGTATGTCATTCTAGAGACGGCTTGGACGAATTCTCCATTTTTGAAAAAACGGATTATACTCTATTGGAAGATGGTGTCATCTCCAGAAGAGACTTCGATCCTAAAGATCTGGGTGTAAAAGATCTGAATCCTGCAGAAGTATTCACCAGTGGGCCGGACCAAGCAGAGTCCTTGGCTAGAAAGATCCTTGCAGGGGAGAAGATCGCGGGCACTCACGCAGTTGCCTTAAATGCGGGAGCCGGGCTTTTTACCTTGGGAAAAGCTCCTTCTATCCTAGATGGGTACAAAACCGCATTAGAACAGTTGGCTTCCGGAAAAACAGGCGCCTTCTTTCAAAATTTAATTACCAAGGGATAA